The following proteins are co-located in the Thermus thermophilus HB8 genome:
- a CDS encoding (Fe-S)-binding protein codes for MRVALFITCLADQFYAEAGVAAVRLLRALGVEVDFPEGQTCCGQPAFNAGYWDEARPLAKRTLEVFEEAEYVVLPSGSCTSMVKNHYPELLPGNREALAMAEKTYELSQFLVRVLGVEKLGEGLKGRRVAYHHGCHALRELGVREEPLLLLQNAGAEVLPWEAWEECCGFGGLFSVKLPEVSLAMADRKLATLPKAEVLTSTDAGCLLHLAGRLGKKGENLRVAPLATLLWEAYAG; via the coding sequence ATGCGCGTGGCCCTCTTCATCACCTGCCTGGCGGACCAGTTCTACGCCGAGGCCGGGGTGGCGGCGGTGAGGCTCCTAAGGGCCCTGGGGGTGGAGGTGGACTTCCCCGAGGGCCAGACCTGCTGCGGCCAGCCCGCCTTCAACGCCGGGTACTGGGACGAGGCGAGGCCCCTCGCCAAAAGGACCCTGGAGGTCTTTGAGGAGGCGGAGTACGTGGTCCTGCCCTCGGGAAGCTGCACCAGCATGGTGAAGAACCACTACCCCGAGCTCCTTCCCGGAAACCGGGAGGCTTTGGCGATGGCGGAGAAGACCTACGAGCTCTCCCAGTTTCTGGTGCGGGTCCTCGGGGTGGAGAAGCTCGGGGAGGGGCTTAAAGGGAGGAGGGTGGCCTACCACCACGGCTGCCACGCCCTAAGGGAACTCGGGGTGCGGGAGGAGCCCCTTCTCCTCCTGCAAAACGCCGGGGCCGAGGTCCTCCCCTGGGAGGCCTGGGAGGAGTGCTGCGGCTTCGGGGGGCTTTTCTCGGTGAAGCTCCCCGAGGTCTCCCTGGCCATGGCGGACCGGAAGCTCGCCACCTTGCCCAAGGCCGAGGTCCTTACCTCCACGGACGCGGGCTGCCTCCTCCACCTCGCGGGGCGCCTGGGCAAGAAGGGCGAGAACCTCAGGGTGGCCCCCCTCGCCACCCTGCTCTGGGAGGCGTATGCGGGCTAA
- a CDS encoding LutB/LldF family L-lactate oxidation iron-sulfur protein translates to MRAKAKLYPKEAARLIREKPGVREAVTGATLHFERNRLKAYAEVPIEAWRERAKAVKDHVLTHLDHYLELAERRLRENGVQVHWAETPEDAHRVLREVVARHGVKRAVKAKSMLTEELGVNPLLEALGVEVYETDLGEYLIQLLGEPPSHIVGPAIHLSLEEIQRLFHQRFGTPLDAPPEALAQVARKVLREAFLTAELGISGANFLVAETGTLALMENEGNIRLSTSLPRVHVAFVGIEKLLPRFADLALFLPLAARAATGQRLSTFVSLIQGPAREGEEGPLEVHVVLVDHGRTALLHDPEAWETLRCLRCGACLNACPVYRQTGGHPYGYVYSGPIGAVLDPGLLTLEEAYPLPYASTLCGACLEACPVKIPIPKLLLTWRHRAVEEGLTPSWEHGAMRAFRKVMESPALYRLFSKGLRGLPLPQDLLPLLKAWTEGRGPLKPSPKPFHELWKEVERGG, encoded by the coding sequence ATGCGGGCTAAGGCGAAGCTCTACCCCAAGGAAGCGGCAAGGCTCATCCGGGAAAAGCCCGGGGTGCGGGAGGCGGTCACCGGGGCCACCCTCCACTTTGAAAGGAACCGCCTCAAGGCCTACGCCGAGGTCCCCATTGAGGCGTGGCGGGAACGGGCCAAGGCGGTGAAGGACCACGTCCTCACCCACCTGGACCACTACCTGGAGCTCGCGGAAAGGCGCCTTCGGGAAAACGGCGTCCAGGTGCACTGGGCCGAGACCCCGGAGGACGCCCACCGGGTCTTAAGGGAGGTGGTGGCCCGGCACGGGGTGAAGCGGGCGGTGAAGGCCAAGAGCATGCTCACCGAGGAGCTCGGGGTGAACCCCCTCCTCGAGGCCCTGGGGGTGGAGGTCTACGAGACGGACCTCGGGGAGTACCTGATCCAGCTTCTGGGCGAGCCCCCGAGCCACATCGTGGGCCCCGCCATCCACCTCTCCTTGGAGGAGATCCAGAGGCTCTTCCACCAGCGCTTCGGCACCCCTTTGGACGCCCCCCCTGAGGCCCTGGCCCAGGTGGCCCGCAAGGTGCTACGGGAGGCCTTCCTCACCGCCGAGCTCGGCATCAGCGGGGCCAACTTCCTGGTGGCGGAAACCGGCACCCTGGCCCTCATGGAGAACGAGGGGAACATAAGGCTTTCCACCTCCCTCCCCAGGGTCCACGTGGCCTTCGTGGGGATAGAGAAGCTTCTTCCCCGCTTCGCCGACCTCGCCCTCTTCCTCCCCCTCGCCGCCCGGGCGGCCACGGGGCAGCGCCTTTCCACCTTCGTCTCCCTCATCCAGGGCCCCGCCAGGGAGGGGGAGGAGGGCCCCCTGGAGGTCCACGTGGTCCTGGTGGACCACGGGCGCACCGCCCTCCTCCATGACCCCGAGGCCTGGGAGACCCTGAGGTGCCTCCGCTGCGGGGCCTGCCTCAACGCCTGCCCCGTCTACCGCCAGACCGGGGGGCACCCCTACGGCTACGTCTACTCCGGCCCCATCGGGGCGGTCCTGGACCCCGGGCTCCTCACCCTGGAGGAGGCCTACCCCCTGCCCTACGCCTCCACCCTCTGCGGGGCCTGCCTGGAGGCCTGCCCGGTGAAGATCCCCATCCCCAAGCTCCTCCTCACCTGGCGGCACCGGGCGGTGGAGGAGGGCCTCACCCCCTCGTGGGAGCACGGGGCCATGCGGGCCTTCCGCAAGGTCATGGAAAGCCCCGCCCTCTACCGCCTCTTCTCCAAGGGCTTAAGGGGCCTTCCCCTCCCCCAGGACCTCCTCCCCCTCCTTAAGGCCTGGACGGAGGGCAGGGGCCCCCTGAAGCCAAGCCCCAAGCCCTTCCACGAGCTCTGGAAGGAGGTGGAGCGTGGAGGCTAG
- a CDS encoding LutC/YkgG family protein: protein MEARTRILARVQRALKERPKALLPEHPHTPLHEDPVDLLLRRLQENGAEATRLPREEAKAFAQRLAEGLPGAAFGKTLPQDLRPPLPELPPEEAPLGVSWALFAVAETGSVALSSEDGRKAHLLPPTHLVFVEANRVYGTLLEALQDLQTLPRALGLHSGPSKSADIGQVMVKGVHGPGRLVVVVLE, encoded by the coding sequence GTGGAGGCTAGGACCAGGATCCTCGCCCGGGTGCAGCGGGCCCTAAAGGAGCGCCCCAAGGCCCTCCTCCCCGAGCACCCCCACACCCCCCTTCACGAGGACCCCGTGGACCTCCTCCTGAGGCGCCTTCAGGAAAACGGGGCCGAGGCCACGAGGCTTCCCCGGGAAGAGGCCAAAGCCTTCGCCCAACGCCTCGCCGAGGGGCTTCCCGGGGCCGCCTTCGGCAAGACCCTCCCCCAGGACCTCAGGCCCCCCCTCCCCGAGCTGCCCCCGGAGGAGGCCCCCTTGGGGGTCTCCTGGGCCCTCTTCGCCGTGGCGGAGACGGGGAGCGTGGCCCTCTCCAGCGAGGACGGGCGCAAGGCCCACCTCCTCCCCCCTACCCACCTGGTCTTCGTGGAGGCGAACCGGGTCTACGGCACCCTCCTCGAGGCCCTCCAGGACCTCCAAACCCTGCCCAGGGCCCTGGGCCTCCACTCCGGCCCCTCCAAGAGCGCCGACATCGGCCAGGTAATGGTCAAAGGGGTGCACGGGCCCGGGAGGCTCGTGGTGGTCGTCCTGGAGTGA
- the lepB gene encoding signal peptidase I, with protein sequence MKAFWDYLFKEWFRQVGEALLVAFLVTTFVFTTVGVVGQSMYPTLRNGERVLVPKWETWLVRLGFMEWRRGEIAILKPPEGTPFSTARFPVLGFSFRAFFIKRIVAVPGDEVYVDRGVVYVNGKPLAETHITDRITPWPDSFPGVCYEGGRLTRIVTQQGDFPVELLPAYLRPLKEMLLPPSQETLARSELGEVCEVGRIKLKPGYYFVMGDNRTLGGSEDSRTFGPIPVERIAGRASFVWWPVVVREEGGFRLNLRALAIPPAYRLE encoded by the coding sequence ATGAAGGCCTTTTGGGACTACTTGTTCAAGGAGTGGTTCCGCCAGGTGGGGGAGGCCCTCCTGGTGGCCTTTTTGGTCACCACCTTCGTCTTCACCACGGTGGGGGTGGTGGGGCAGAGCATGTACCCCACCTTGAGGAACGGCGAGCGGGTCCTGGTGCCCAAGTGGGAGACCTGGCTCGTCCGCCTGGGGTTCATGGAGTGGCGGCGGGGGGAGATCGCCATCCTCAAGCCCCCGGAGGGCACCCCCTTCTCCACGGCCCGCTTCCCCGTTTTGGGCTTCTCCTTCCGGGCCTTCTTCATCAAGCGCATCGTGGCCGTCCCCGGGGACGAGGTCTACGTGGACCGGGGGGTGGTTTACGTGAACGGGAAGCCCTTGGCGGAGACCCACATCACGGACCGGATCACCCCCTGGCCCGACTCCTTCCCCGGGGTGTGCTACGAGGGGGGGCGCCTCACCCGGATCGTCACCCAGCAAGGGGATTTCCCGGTGGAGCTTCTTCCCGCCTACCTCCGGCCCCTCAAGGAGATGCTCCTCCCCCCCTCGCAGGAGACTTTGGCCCGAAGCGAGCTTGGGGAGGTCTGCGAGGTGGGGCGGATCAAGCTGAAGCCGGGGTACTACTTCGTCATGGGGGACAACCGCACCCTAGGGGGCTCGGAGGACTCCCGCACCTTCGGCCCGATCCCCGTGGAGAGGATCGCGGGGCGGGCGAGCTTCGTCTGGTGGCCCGTGGTGGTGCGGGAGGAGGGGGGCTTTAGGCTCAACCTCCGCGCCCTCGCCATCCCCCCCGCCTACCGCCTGGAGTGA
- a CDS encoding patatin-like phospholipase family protein, translating into MRGLVLSGGGARGFAHIGALEVFVEAGLDFEVVAGASMGAIVGALFAAGRSPQEILEIARNTPWLGILGFSFREALFSRGRLRRYLAEHLPQDFADLKRRLVVTAVEVRSGRVVYLFQGDLVSAVLASAAHPLLLRPVRREGLLLFDGGVLDNLPVDAARFLGAEEVWAVDVTPERSVEKPPEGVLGLALRAVDLMQHHLTASRMALYAPEVYLRPELGEVAVQDFLRLEEAVEAGRKAAKRFLESRVGEV; encoded by the coding sequence ATGCGCGGCCTCGTGCTTTCCGGAGGCGGGGCGAGGGGGTTCGCCCACATCGGCGCCCTGGAGGTCTTCGTGGAGGCGGGGCTGGACTTTGAGGTGGTGGCCGGGGCGAGCATGGGGGCCATCGTGGGGGCGCTTTTCGCCGCGGGAAGAAGCCCTCAGGAGATCCTGGAGATCGCCCGGAACACCCCCTGGCTCGGGATTTTGGGCTTCTCCTTTCGGGAGGCCCTCTTCTCCCGGGGGCGGCTCAGGCGGTACCTCGCCGAGCACCTGCCCCAGGATTTCGCCGACCTCAAGCGCAGGCTCGTGGTCACGGCGGTGGAGGTGCGGAGCGGGCGGGTGGTCTACCTCTTCCAGGGCGACCTGGTGAGCGCGGTCTTGGCCTCGGCGGCCCACCCCCTCCTCCTCAGGCCGGTGCGGCGGGAGGGCCTCCTCCTCTTTGACGGCGGGGTCCTGGACAACCTGCCCGTGGACGCGGCCAGGTTCTTGGGGGCGGAGGAGGTCTGGGCCGTGGACGTGACCCCGGAGCGGAGCGTGGAAAAGCCCCCCGAGGGGGTTTTGGGCCTCGCCCTCAGGGCGGTGGACCTGATGCAGCACCACCTCACGGCAAGCCGCATGGCCCTCTACGCCCCCGAGGTCTACCTGAGGCCCGAGCTCGGGGAGGTTGCGGTGCAGGACTTCCTCCGCCTCGAGGAGGCGGTGGAGGCGGGCAGGAAGGCGGCCAAGCGCTTTCTGGAGAGTAGAGTGGGGGAGGTATGA
- a CDS encoding serine/threonine-protein kinase, which yields MSLVGKTLSGRYRVVRPLARGALARVYLAFDPFGTPYALKLFPPKARPRRDRELWVGRRLAHPNLNPVLEALDLEEGPALLLAYAPGEELGRWMGKSPAFSQAMRVFHQLLLALAHMHEKGLVHRDVKPENILVNAGEARLLDFDLSGPAQERFQKPLLLGTPAYLAPELLRGLPSGPEADVYAAGIILYWMLTGEHPFADPSGQVSLDPDRGPHPPVAGLGEEAALYLERLLAPDPKARFPTAQEALKAFPF from the coding sequence GTGAGCCTGGTGGGCAAAACCCTCTCGGGCCGCTACCGGGTGGTGCGGCCCCTGGCCCGCGGGGCCCTGGCCCGGGTCTACCTGGCCTTTGACCCCTTCGGCACCCCCTACGCCCTCAAGCTCTTCCCCCCGAAGGCCCGCCCCCGCCGGGACCGGGAGCTTTGGGTGGGGCGAAGGCTCGCCCACCCCAACCTCAACCCCGTCCTCGAGGCCCTGGACCTGGAGGAAGGCCCCGCCCTCCTCCTGGCCTACGCCCCGGGGGAGGAGCTCGGCCGCTGGATGGGGAAAAGCCCCGCGTTTTCCCAGGCGATGCGGGTCTTCCACCAGCTCCTCCTCGCCCTCGCCCACATGCACGAAAAGGGCCTGGTCCACCGGGACGTGAAGCCCGAGAACATCCTGGTGAACGCCGGGGAGGCCCGCCTCCTGGACTTTGACCTCTCGGGCCCCGCCCAGGAGCGTTTCCAAAAGCCCCTTCTCCTGGGCACCCCCGCCTACCTCGCCCCCGAGCTCCTCCGGGGCCTGCCCTCGGGCCCCGAGGCCGACGTCTACGCCGCCGGGATCATCCTCTACTGGATGCTCACCGGGGAGCACCCCTTCGCCGACCCCTCGGGCCAGGTCTCCCTGGACCCCGACCGGGGACCCCATCCGCCCGTGGCGGGGCTCGGCGAGGAGGCCGCCCTTTACCTGGAACGCCTCCTCGCCCCCGACCCCAAGGCGCGCTTCCCCACGGCCCAGGAGGCCCTGAAGGCCTTCCCCTTTTAG
- a CDS encoding N-acetylmuramoyl-L-alanine amidase family protein has product MRFLLLFLWLWAWAWAFPRVGVQEGFTRVVFDLPSEAVRYTLERGENLLVVVLLGLKAPPTEEVVNSKEVASVQTLPEKEGVRVLIRTKGPVEVTVSRYKDPERLVLDLSLAQKATAPPPPPKPKPPDPPKPVVLLDPGHGGVDPGMVGHVVEKEVVLDVALRLKRLLEKEGIEVRLTRDKDMHLSPDKREDLSRRAAMADSSRVNLFISIHVNASPTRTAQGVEAYYFGRAQDPRVVAQVIRENGGGELGRRLTEEAKSVAERILTDIVAQANQRYSQRLAETLGRKLSQATGSPYRGSFPGDFFVLRYAKVPAVLVEIGFGDHPAEGRRLAEAAYRERVAQGLAEGILAFLAQGAFAR; this is encoded by the coding sequence ATGCGCTTCCTTCTCCTCTTCCTCTGGCTTTGGGCCTGGGCTTGGGCCTTTCCCCGGGTGGGGGTCCAGGAGGGCTTCACCCGGGTCGTCTTTGACCTGCCCTCGGAGGCGGTGCGCTACACCCTGGAGCGGGGGGAGAACCTCCTCGTGGTGGTGCTCTTGGGCCTCAAGGCCCCGCCCACGGAGGAGGTGGTGAACTCCAAGGAGGTGGCCTCGGTCCAGACCCTTCCGGAGAAGGAAGGGGTCCGGGTCCTCATCCGCACCAAGGGGCCGGTGGAGGTGACCGTTTCCCGCTACAAGGACCCCGAGCGCCTGGTCTTGGACCTGAGCCTCGCGCAAAAGGCCACCGCCCCCCCTCCGCCGCCGAAGCCCAAGCCCCCCGACCCCCCTAAGCCCGTGGTCCTCCTGGACCCGGGGCACGGCGGGGTGGACCCGGGGATGGTGGGGCACGTGGTGGAAAAGGAGGTGGTCCTGGACGTGGCCCTCCGCCTCAAGCGCCTCCTGGAGAAGGAGGGGATTGAGGTCCGCCTCACCCGGGACAAGGACATGCACCTCTCCCCCGACAAGCGGGAGGACCTTTCCCGGCGGGCGGCCATGGCGGACAGCTCCCGGGTGAACCTCTTCATCTCCATCCACGTGAACGCCTCCCCCACCCGCACCGCCCAAGGGGTGGAGGCCTACTACTTCGGCCGGGCGCAGGACCCGAGGGTCGTGGCCCAGGTGATCCGGGAAAACGGCGGCGGGGAGCTGGGCCGGCGCCTCACCGAGGAGGCCAAGAGCGTGGCGGAGCGGATCCTCACGGACATCGTGGCCCAGGCGAACCAGCGCTACAGCCAGCGCCTGGCGGAGACCCTGGGCCGGAAGCTCTCCCAGGCCACGGGAAGCCCCTACCGGGGGAGTTTCCCCGGCGACTTCTTCGTTCTCCGCTACGCCAAGGTGCCGGCGGTCCTGGTGGAGATCGGCTTCGGGGACCACCCTGCCGAGGGGCGGAGGCTCGCCGAGGCGGCCTACCGGGAACGGGTAGCCCAGGGCCTGGCGGAGGGGATCCTCGCCTTTCTCGCCCAGGGGGCCTTCGCCCGCTAG
- a CDS encoding OsmC family protein translates to MTKKVVVHQIVGHRFLGVNEQGDKVMIDGDQPSTGPRPMELLLMALGACTAYDVVDIMRKKKQPLARYRVEVEGERAETHPRRYTRITVTHIASGPGVTLEALERAVHLSHTKYCSVSATLNAEITTRVVLEPWEGEEGEG, encoded by the coding sequence ATGACGAAGAAGGTCGTGGTCCACCAGATCGTGGGGCACCGCTTCCTGGGCGTGAACGAGCAGGGGGACAAGGTGATGATTGACGGGGACCAGCCCTCCACCGGACCCCGCCCCATGGAGCTCCTCCTCATGGCCCTCGGGGCCTGCACCGCCTACGACGTGGTGGACATCATGCGCAAGAAAAAGCAGCCCCTCGCCCGCTACCGGGTGGAGGTGGAGGGGGAAAGGGCCGAGACCCACCCCAGGCGCTACACCCGCATCACCGTGACCCACATCGCCTCGGGGCCGGGCGTGACCCTCGAGGCCCTGGAGCGGGCCGTCCACCTCTCCCACACCAAGTACTGCTCCGTCTCGGCCACCCTCAACGCCGAGATCACCACCCGGGTCGTCCTGGAGCCCTGGGAGGGGGAGGAAGGAGAGGGCTGA
- a CDS encoding type III pantothenate kinase, translating into MLLAVDIGNTSTALGLFSGEELIAHFRIHTDRMRMESEYRVILKNLFALEDLPPPKAALLASVVPPVEREMKRAIERLFGVEARVVEAADTGLEVLIDNPREAGADRLVNAVGALAYPSPTGRYIVVDFGTATTFDLVEAPNRYLGGAIAIGPQTAADALAQRTAKLPRIDLTPPKAAVGKNTLEALRSGLVLGYAALVEGMVRRFKEEAGEALVIATGGFAETLRPLCPCFDVVDEDLTLKGLLRIHLGRG; encoded by the coding sequence ATGCTCCTCGCGGTGGACATCGGCAACACCTCCACCGCCTTAGGGCTCTTCTCCGGGGAAGAACTCATCGCCCACTTCCGCATCCACACCGACCGGATGCGGATGGAAAGCGAGTACCGGGTCATCCTGAAAAACCTCTTCGCCCTGGAGGACCTCCCGCCCCCCAAGGCCGCCCTCCTCGCAAGCGTGGTCCCCCCCGTGGAGCGGGAAATGAAGCGGGCCATTGAACGGCTCTTCGGGGTGGAGGCCCGGGTGGTGGAGGCGGCGGACACGGGCCTCGAGGTCCTCATAGACAACCCCAGGGAGGCCGGGGCCGACCGCCTGGTGAACGCCGTGGGCGCCCTGGCCTACCCGAGCCCCACGGGGCGCTACATCGTGGTGGACTTCGGCACCGCCACCACCTTTGACCTGGTGGAGGCGCCCAACCGCTACCTGGGCGGGGCCATCGCCATCGGCCCCCAGACCGCGGCGGACGCCCTGGCCCAACGGACCGCCAAGCTCCCCCGCATAGACCTCACCCCGCCCAAGGCCGCGGTGGGGAAGAACACCCTCGAGGCCCTCCGCTCCGGCCTCGTCCTGGGGTACGCCGCCCTGGTGGAGGGGATGGTGCGCCGCTTCAAGGAGGAGGCCGGGGAGGCCCTGGTGATCGCCACGGGGGGGTTCGCCGAGACCCTTAGGCCCCTCTGCCCCTGCTTTGACGTGGTGGACGAGGACCTCACCCTCAAGGGGCTTCTCCGCATCCACCTGGGGCGAGGGTGA
- a CDS encoding HD-GYP domain-containing protein has protein sequence MAFKRLELPPPRVLLLVLSAFLGFLALEGFLLWAYRSAPLRLSLLDLLFWGALMLWSVSVRVPLPLSASMSQFFIFALALVALTSPWVPPLLSFLLQWRRKVWYKELFNSSQNALATALAALVWQFFQQNPLYLGSWDLSAGVGIAAASLAFFLANTTLVTTAIHLANDVPWHEAWRKNFSWLALSYLLLSPIALLLARAYETPLLGNWGGWTVLFFLIPLYYSRFYWDEKVRLEQAFDTTLELLMNALEAKDPMTRLHSERVADIARDLARKVKDGNEAYAQAIYRAARLHDIGKIAIPEAVLLKPGSLTPEEFALIQSHTTKGAELLSPARKVAFDQLVYNVILHHHERWDGRGYPKRLAGHEIPEEARIVGLADAYEAMTAGRPYRKAKTPEEALREVQELSGHQFDPRLVEAFTELWAQNPIWRDRHAYLAAKEGSVSRSTFSQPSSASASPSPSEPGPRTSEE, from the coding sequence ATGGCCTTTAAACGCTTGGAGCTTCCCCCGCCGCGGGTGCTCCTTTTGGTCCTTTCGGCCTTCCTGGGCTTCCTGGCCCTGGAGGGTTTCTTGCTTTGGGCCTACAGAAGTGCGCCCCTCCGCTTGAGCCTCCTGGACCTGCTCTTCTGGGGGGCGCTTATGCTTTGGAGCGTATCCGTTCGCGTCCCCCTTCCCTTAAGCGCCAGCATGAGCCAGTTTTTTATCTTTGCCCTGGCTTTGGTAGCGTTAACATCCCCATGGGTACCACCCCTTCTCAGCTTTTTGCTTCAGTGGCGCCGAAAAGTCTGGTACAAGGAGCTCTTTAATAGCTCCCAGAATGCTTTGGCCACCGCCCTGGCGGCCCTGGTTTGGCAGTTCTTTCAGCAGAACCCCCTATATCTCGGCTCGTGGGACCTTTCCGCCGGGGTAGGCATCGCCGCGGCCTCCCTGGCCTTCTTCCTAGCCAACACCACCCTGGTAACCACCGCCATCCACCTAGCCAACGACGTTCCCTGGCATGAAGCGTGGCGGAAAAACTTCAGCTGGCTTGCCCTCAGCTACCTCCTCCTCTCCCCCATCGCCCTCCTCCTCGCCCGGGCGTACGAAACGCCCCTCCTGGGGAACTGGGGTGGGTGGACGGTGCTCTTCTTCCTCATCCCCCTCTACTACAGCCGCTTCTACTGGGACGAGAAGGTGCGCCTGGAGCAGGCCTTTGACACCACCTTGGAGCTTCTGATGAACGCCCTCGAGGCCAAGGACCCCATGACCCGCCTCCACTCCGAACGGGTGGCGGACATCGCCCGCGACCTGGCCCGCAAGGTCAAGGACGGGAACGAGGCCTACGCCCAGGCCATCTACCGGGCGGCCAGGCTCCACGACATCGGCAAGATCGCCATCCCCGAGGCCGTCCTCCTCAAGCCCGGATCCCTCACCCCCGAGGAGTTCGCCCTCATCCAAAGCCACACCACCAAGGGGGCCGAGCTCCTCTCTCCGGCGCGGAAGGTGGCCTTTGACCAGCTCGTCTACAACGTCATCCTGCACCACCACGAGCGCTGGGACGGGCGGGGCTACCCCAAGCGGCTCGCCGGGCACGAGATCCCCGAGGAGGCCCGCATCGTGGGCCTGGCGGACGCTTACGAGGCCATGACCGCGGGGCGGCCCTACCGCAAGGCCAAGACCCCCGAGGAAGCGCTGAGGGAGGTCCAGGAGCTTTCCGGCCACCAGTTTGACCCCCGGTTGGTGGAAGCCTTCACCGAGCTTTGGGCGCAGAACCCCATCTGGCGCGACCGCCACGCCTATCTGGCGGCAAAGGAGGGATCGGTATCACGCTCTACCTTCTCGCAGCCCTCTTCGGCCTCGGCCTCGCCCTCGCCCTCGGAGCCCGGCCCAAGGACCTCGGAGGAATAG